One Pedococcus aerophilus DNA window includes the following coding sequences:
- a CDS encoding FdhF/YdeP family oxidoreductase, with product MATSPDVTSSDPLATADPTGAAEAHEPKQWAAGLPAVANSFRHGVEQMGLPRTARVFGRLNQDQGFDCPSCAWPDPEAGDRHVAEFCESGAKAVAWEATKRRVDRDFFARHPVSALHEQSEWWLGQQGRLTEPMYLPAGGTHYVPVTWGAANEIMARHLKALPTPDDAVFYTSGRTSNEAAFLYQLMVRAFGTNNLPDCSNMCHESSGTAMSEQIGIGKGAVTLESMEQAELIVIAGQNPGTNAPRMLTHLENAKKNGAVIVAVNPLPEAGLIRFKNPQTPRGMVGPGTALADDYLQIRLGGDHALFRAVGHLLVTAEDAAPGTVLDRAFVESHTAGYEEYAAAVREIDWTATQLATGLDRAEIEALAQRFVESRATVVCWAMGLTQHVHAVNTIQEVVNVLLLQGNIGKPGAGPCPVRGHSNVQGDRTMGIWEQMPQTFLDAIEGEFGFAPPTDHGVDAVATVQRLRDKAVRVFFGMGGNFAMATPDTPVVHEGLRACDLTVHVSTKLNRSHTVTGTEALILPCLGRTDRDATPRGHQGVTVEDSQGQVHLSEGRLDPPSDQCRSEVAIVTGLAEHLVPDVGSVDWHALGEDNDLVRDHISRVVPSFEDYNARVRQPGGFLLPHKPRDSREFDTPSGKAEFLARDVPMLELPEGRLLLQTIRSHDQFNTTIYGHADRYRGISGNRRVVLVSPEDLHRLGFHQGEVVDVVSEFEGTERRAEGFTLVSYPTARSCAAAYYPETNVLMAADHVALRSNTPVAKALVVRLERR from the coding sequence ATGGCCACCTCCCCCGACGTCACGAGCAGCGATCCCCTGGCGACGGCGGACCCCACGGGGGCTGCCGAGGCGCACGAGCCGAAGCAGTGGGCGGCCGGTCTGCCGGCCGTGGCGAACTCGTTCCGGCACGGCGTCGAGCAGATGGGGCTGCCCCGCACGGCTCGCGTGTTCGGCCGGCTCAACCAGGACCAGGGGTTCGACTGCCCCTCCTGCGCCTGGCCGGACCCCGAGGCCGGCGACCGCCACGTCGCGGAGTTCTGCGAGTCGGGCGCCAAGGCCGTCGCGTGGGAGGCCACCAAGCGCCGCGTCGACCGGGACTTCTTCGCCAGACACCCGGTGTCCGCCCTGCACGAGCAGAGCGAGTGGTGGCTGGGGCAGCAGGGTCGTCTCACCGAGCCGATGTACCTGCCCGCCGGCGGGACGCACTACGTCCCGGTGACGTGGGGCGCCGCCAACGAGATCATGGCGCGCCACCTCAAGGCCCTGCCGACACCCGACGATGCCGTCTTCTACACGTCCGGGCGCACGAGCAACGAGGCCGCCTTCCTCTACCAGCTCATGGTCCGCGCCTTCGGCACCAACAACCTCCCCGACTGTTCCAACATGTGCCACGAGTCGTCGGGCACGGCGATGAGCGAACAGATCGGCATCGGCAAGGGCGCGGTCACCCTGGAGTCGATGGAGCAGGCCGAGCTCATCGTCATCGCCGGGCAGAACCCCGGCACCAACGCCCCGCGGATGCTCACGCACCTCGAGAACGCCAAGAAGAACGGCGCCGTCATCGTCGCCGTCAACCCGCTGCCCGAGGCCGGCCTGATCCGCTTCAAGAACCCCCAGACCCCCCGCGGCATGGTCGGCCCCGGAACCGCGTTGGCCGACGACTACCTCCAGATCCGGCTCGGTGGCGACCACGCCCTGTTCCGCGCGGTGGGGCACCTGCTCGTCACCGCCGAGGACGCGGCCCCGGGCACCGTCCTCGACCGCGCCTTCGTCGAGTCCCACACCGCTGGATACGAGGAGTATGCAGCGGCGGTGCGCGAGATCGACTGGACCGCAACGCAGCTCGCGACGGGACTCGACCGCGCCGAGATCGAGGCGCTGGCGCAACGGTTCGTCGAGTCGAGGGCCACCGTCGTCTGCTGGGCCATGGGGCTGACCCAGCACGTGCACGCGGTCAACACCATCCAGGAGGTCGTCAACGTCCTGCTGCTGCAGGGCAACATCGGCAAGCCGGGCGCCGGCCCGTGCCCGGTGCGCGGGCACTCCAACGTCCAGGGCGACCGCACCATGGGCATCTGGGAGCAGATGCCGCAGACCTTCCTCGATGCCATCGAGGGCGAGTTCGGATTCGCTCCCCCGACCGACCACGGCGTCGACGCGGTCGCGACCGTGCAGCGGTTGCGCGACAAGGCGGTCCGGGTCTTCTTCGGCATGGGCGGCAACTTCGCGATGGCCACCCCCGACACCCCCGTCGTCCACGAGGGTCTGCGCGCCTGCGACCTCACCGTGCACGTCTCGACCAAGCTCAACCGCTCGCACACCGTCACCGGCACCGAGGCGCTGATCCTGCCGTGCCTGGGTCGCACGGACCGGGACGCGACGCCGCGCGGCCACCAGGGCGTCACCGTCGAGGACTCCCAGGGTCAGGTCCACCTCTCCGAGGGTCGGCTCGACCCGCCGTCGGACCAGTGCCGCTCGGAGGTCGCCATCGTGACCGGCCTGGCCGAGCACCTCGTGCCGGACGTGGGCTCGGTCGACTGGCACGCCCTCGGCGAGGACAACGACCTCGTGCGGGACCACATCTCCCGGGTGGTGCCGAGCTTCGAGGACTACAACGCCCGCGTCCGCCAGCCCGGTGGCTTCCTGCTCCCCCACAAGCCGCGCGACAGCCGCGAGTTCGACACCCCGTCCGGCAAGGCTGAGTTCCTCGCCCGTGACGTGCCGATGCTCGAGCTCCCCGAGGGCCGCCTCCTGCTCCAGACGATCCGCAGCCACGACCAGTTCAACACGACGATCTACGGCCACGCCGACCGCTACCGCGGCATCAGCGGCAACCGTCGCGTGGTCCTGGTCAGCCCGGAGGACCTGCACCGCCTCGGCTTCCACCAGGGCGAGGTGGTCGACGTGGTCAGCGAGTTCGAGGGCACCGAGCGGCGCGCCGAGGGGTTCACGCTGGTGTCCTACCCGACGGCCCGGTCGTGCGCCGCCGCGTACTACCCGGAGACCAACGTGCTCATGGCCGCCGACCACGTCGCGCTGCGCTCGAACACGCCGGTGGCCAAGGCGCTCGTCGTCCGCCTCGAGCGCCGCTGA
- a CDS encoding PH domain-containing protein encodes MSSTPPAVPPAAPPVPPTTSVAAAQTDPDRGSAPRHASVRLYDDAGLSWQPVSQRLATVRRVSLTVLLVPVLLVLVPLAVLAWSWFWLGATLAVGLGLWGWWLAGRQVSAISWIEGTEELVVRRGRLFRTVVSVPYGRLQYVDVQSGPLERRFDLATVELHTASPESGGQIPGLPTAEAERLRERLAARGESQRAGL; translated from the coding sequence GTGAGCTCCACGCCCCCAGCCGTCCCACCAGCAGCACCGCCGGTGCCTCCGACCACCTCCGTGGCGGCGGCGCAGACGGACCCGGACCGAGGCAGCGCACCGCGCCACGCCTCGGTCCGGCTGTATGACGACGCCGGGCTGTCGTGGCAGCCGGTCTCCCAGCGTCTGGCCACCGTGCGCCGCGTGTCCCTGACCGTCCTGCTCGTGCCGGTGCTGCTCGTGCTCGTGCCGCTGGCCGTCCTCGCCTGGTCGTGGTTCTGGCTCGGCGCGACGCTGGCGGTGGGGCTCGGGCTCTGGGGGTGGTGGCTGGCGGGGCGCCAGGTCTCGGCGATCAGCTGGATCGAGGGGACCGAGGAGCTCGTCGTTCGACGCGGACGGCTGTTCCGGACCGTCGTCTCGGTGCCGTACGGCCGGTTGCAGTACGTCGACGTCCAGTCCGGCCCGCTCGAGCGTCGCTTCGACCTCGCGACCGTCGAGCTGCACACCGCGTCGCCGGAGAGCGGGGGCCAGATCCCGGGCCTGCCGACCGCGGAGGCCGAGCGGCTGCGCGAACGGCTCGCCGCCCGCGGGGAGTCTCAGCGGGCCGGCCTGTGA
- the fdhD gene encoding formate dehydrogenase accessory sulfurtransferase FdhD, translated as MGRVTQRTPAIRLEVTPDGVVSRSRPDTVAVEEPLEMRVDGTSISVTMRTPGDDFDLTLGYLLTEGVLRHATDVARLMHCLDEDEFGSPTYNVVDVTLAPDVTVDLSRSERNQYTTSACGVCGKTSIEAITTHRPYAVDTDPVRLSPAVVAGFPDVLRTQQKVFDKTGGLHAAGLFTPEGEALVVREDVGRHNAVDKVIGWAGREDRLPLAGHVLVVSGRASFELVQKAVMAGIPALVAVSAPSSLAVGLAREAGLTLVGFARAPRLTVYSGDHRLDLD; from the coding sequence ATGGGCAGGGTGACGCAGCGGACTCCGGCGATCCGACTCGAGGTGACCCCTGACGGGGTGGTCTCGCGGTCCCGACCGGACACCGTCGCCGTGGAGGAGCCGCTGGAGATGCGGGTCGACGGGACGTCGATCTCGGTCACGATGCGCACCCCGGGCGACGACTTCGACCTCACGCTCGGCTACCTGCTCACCGAGGGGGTGCTGCGGCACGCCACCGACGTGGCACGCCTGATGCACTGCCTCGACGAGGACGAGTTCGGCTCCCCCACCTACAACGTCGTCGACGTGACCCTGGCGCCGGACGTGACCGTCGACCTGTCGCGCAGCGAGCGCAACCAGTACACGACCAGTGCGTGCGGCGTGTGCGGCAAGACGAGCATCGAGGCCATCACCACCCATCGGCCGTATGCCGTCGACACCGATCCCGTGCGCCTCTCCCCTGCCGTCGTGGCCGGGTTTCCCGACGTCCTGCGCACGCAGCAGAAGGTGTTCGACAAGACCGGCGGCCTGCACGCGGCCGGGTTGTTCACGCCCGAGGGTGAGGCACTCGTCGTCCGGGAGGACGTCGGGCGGCACAACGCCGTCGACAAGGTGATCGGCTGGGCCGGGCGCGAGGACCGGCTCCCCCTGGCCGGCCACGTGCTCGTCGTCAGCGGCCGGGCCAGCTTCGAGCTCGTGCAGAAGGCCGTGATGGCCGGGATCCCGGCCCTGGTGGCGGTGTCGGCGCCGTCGTCGCTGGCTGTCGGGCTGGCTCGAGAGGCCGGGCTGACGCTGGTCGGGTTCGCCCGGGCGCCGAGGCTCACGGTCTACTCCGGCGACCACCGCCTCGACCTCGACTGA
- a CDS encoding PH domain-containing protein has protein sequence MTEPQTTAAQHPQEPAQEQAWSHLHPLSPLLRGGLAFAGVVAYVVSQQVDSLFGAQRDDPTRGHLGWAALAVLGVLLAIVAGAWLSWRFSRYRVTGTLIELRTGFVFRQHRQVRFDRIQAVDVGRPLLARLTGLSEVVVQSAGGKDAQLKLSFLADSQAQQVREQLLSLASRVDGGRLRVDDPGGVLDEAPTAAAAEPSHVGQRVVKVPNARVVQAILFSGQSLSLVLMALALFGAVIASIGGAVAGLGPAALAVGSTVVKRLLHEGNFELLHGGDRLRIRHGLTDLRATTVPLHRIQAVEASQPLPWRLTGWWRLRMNVAGAAQGEDATETVLLPVGTVEEAIEVLVLVLPGLPREVATAAMLGDGPGHGFTTATTRAKRLDPVGWRRLGYTVAPEVLVTRRGRWWRVAQFVPHARVQSLRLSQGPLERSRGVASVTLVSTPGPVSPVASHLDLAEAERLLEEQVGRSGLARRRT, from the coding sequence GTGACCGAACCGCAGACCACTGCGGCGCAGCACCCGCAGGAGCCGGCGCAGGAGCAGGCGTGGTCGCACCTTCACCCGTTGTCGCCGCTGCTGCGCGGTGGTCTCGCGTTCGCCGGCGTCGTGGCCTATGTCGTGTCGCAACAGGTCGACTCCCTCTTCGGGGCGCAGCGGGACGACCCGACCCGTGGACACCTCGGGTGGGCCGCGCTCGCCGTGCTCGGGGTCCTCCTCGCCATCGTCGCCGGGGCCTGGCTGTCGTGGCGGTTCTCCCGCTACCGCGTCACCGGCACCCTGATCGAGCTGCGGACGGGCTTCGTGTTCCGGCAGCACCGACAGGTGCGCTTCGACCGGATCCAGGCCGTCGACGTCGGCCGGCCGCTGCTCGCCCGCCTCACCGGGCTGTCCGAGGTCGTCGTCCAGTCGGCCGGTGGCAAGGACGCCCAGCTGAAGCTGTCCTTCCTCGCCGACTCCCAGGCGCAGCAGGTCCGTGAGCAGCTGCTGTCGCTGGCGAGCCGGGTCGACGGTGGCCGCCTGAGGGTCGACGACCCGGGCGGCGTGCTCGACGAGGCGCCCACCGCTGCTGCGGCTGAGCCGTCCCACGTGGGGCAACGCGTGGTCAAGGTGCCGAACGCCCGGGTGGTGCAGGCGATCCTCTTCAGCGGCCAGAGTCTCTCGTTGGTGCTGATGGCGCTGGCGCTGTTCGGGGCTGTCATCGCCTCCATCGGCGGGGCCGTCGCCGGACTGGGTCCCGCGGCGCTCGCGGTGGGGAGCACCGTGGTCAAGCGGTTGCTCCACGAGGGCAACTTCGAGCTCCTGCACGGCGGTGACCGGCTGCGCATCCGGCACGGCCTGACCGACCTTCGCGCGACGACCGTTCCGCTGCACCGGATCCAGGCGGTCGAGGCGAGTCAGCCGTTGCCCTGGCGGCTCACCGGGTGGTGGCGGCTGCGGATGAACGTGGCCGGCGCTGCCCAGGGGGAGGATGCGACCGAGACGGTGCTGCTTCCGGTCGGGACCGTCGAGGAAGCGATCGAGGTCCTCGTCCTGGTCCTGCCCGGCCTCCCGCGGGAGGTGGCGACCGCCGCGATGCTCGGGGACGGTCCCGGACACGGCTTCACGACCGCGACGACCCGGGCCAAGCGGCTCGACCCGGTCGGGTGGCGACGCCTGGGCTACACCGTGGCGCCCGAGGTGCTGGTGACCCGTCGCGGTCGCTGGTGGCGCGTGGCGCAGTTCGTGCCGCATGCCCGCGTGCAGTCCCTGCGGTTGTCCCAGGGGCCGCTCGAACGTTCGCGCGGGGTGGCCTCGGTGACGCTGGTGTCCACACCGGGGCCGGTCAGCCCCGTGGCATCCCACCTCGACCTGGCCGAGGCAGAACGACTCCTGGAGGAGCAGGTCGGGCGTTCGGGTCTCGCCCGGCGCCGGACCTGA
- a CDS encoding MFS transporter small subunit, whose amino-acid sequence MSDTRTRDGKGATAAATATTSPIVVAAAWLVVGTPLAYGLWQTILKAAKLFGG is encoded by the coding sequence ATGAGCGACACCCGCACCCGCGACGGCAAGGGGGCCACGGCTGCGGCCACCGCCACCACGAGCCCGATCGTCGTCGCCGCGGCCTGGCTAGTGGTCGGCACGCCGCTCGCCTACGGCCTGTGGCAGACGATCCTCAAGGCCGCCAAGCTGTTCGGCGGATAG
- a CDS encoding DUF3052 domain-containing protein, protein MSTSAQAAPHGGADRLGFTAGQVIQEFGYDSDVDDDLRFAIEDLTGTELEDEDYGDVADSVLIWWREDDGDLVDAVVDALTNLADGAFIVILTPKAGRPGHVQASDIEEAATTGGLHTSGTVNACEDWTATRLVAPKSARR, encoded by the coding sequence GTGAGCACGTCCGCACAGGCGGCGCCGCACGGTGGGGCCGACCGTCTGGGGTTCACCGCAGGTCAGGTGATCCAGGAATTCGGCTACGACTCGGACGTCGACGACGACCTCCGCTTCGCCATCGAGGACCTCACGGGCACCGAGCTCGAGGACGAGGACTACGGCGACGTCGCCGACTCCGTCCTGATTTGGTGGCGTGAGGACGACGGCGACCTCGTCGACGCCGTCGTCGATGCCCTGACCAACCTGGCTGACGGTGCCTTCATCGTCATCCTCACCCCCAAGGCGGGGCGCCCCGGCCACGTCCAGGCCAGCGACATCGAGGAGGCCGCCACGACCGGTGGGCTCCACACGTCCGGCACCGTCAACGCCTGCGAGGACTGGACCGCGACGAGGCTCGTCGCCCCCAAGTCAGCCCGTCGGTGA
- a CDS encoding peroxiredoxin translates to MTSPLAVGAAAPDFTLKDQNGQDVTLSSFRGDKCVVVVFYPFAFSGICTGELCEIRDNLGAFVSDDVQVLGISTDHMFTQRAWADKEGYFFPLLSDFWPHGAVAQSFGVLHEGAGAAVRGTFLIDREGVVRWSLVNEIGQARDFTGYHEALRELV, encoded by the coding sequence ATGACCTCACCGCTCGCCGTCGGCGCCGCCGCCCCGGACTTCACCCTCAAGGACCAGAACGGCCAGGACGTCACGCTGTCCTCGTTCCGCGGCGACAAGTGCGTCGTCGTCGTCTTCTACCCGTTCGCCTTCTCGGGCATCTGCACGGGCGAGCTCTGCGAGATCCGCGACAACCTCGGTGCGTTCGTCTCCGACGACGTCCAGGTGCTCGGCATCTCGACCGACCACATGTTCACCCAGCGCGCCTGGGCCGACAAGGAGGGGTACTTCTTCCCCCTGCTGTCGGACTTCTGGCCGCACGGCGCGGTGGCGCAGTCCTTCGGCGTGCTCCACGAGGGGGCCGGGGCCGCCGTGCGTGGCACGTTCCTCATCGACCGCGAGGGCGTCGTCCGCTGGTCCCTGGTCAACGAGATCGGCCAGGCCCGCGACTTCACCGGGTACCACGAGGCGCTGCGCGAGCTCGTCTGA
- a CDS encoding OFA family MFS transporter — translation MSILDRSHSVAGPGYSKWLIPPAALAVHLSIGQVYAFSVFKTSLVDHFGTSQTPVAAIFSIAIVMLGLSAAVLGTWVEREGPRKAMVAAALCWGTGFLVGSLGIATSQLWLLYLGYGVIGGIGLGIGYISPVSTLMKWFPDRPGLATGMAIMGFGGGALIASPLSNKLLGTFDAGFDGKTGSVADGHALTMTFLVLGLSYLVFMLFGASLIRVPPESTDAAGKKVAAGHQAGRGGAMVRASEAVKTKQFWLLWVVLFCNVTAGIGILEQAAPMIQDFFREGDTSTVTAAAAGGFVGVLSLANMAGRFVWSSTSDIIGRKPIYMIYLGVGIVTYLLLATIGHTSTGLFVLLAAVILSFYGGGFATIPAYLKDLFGTLEVGAIHGRLLTAWSAAGVAGPLIVNGFLDAAGKPGTLSNGDYRPALFTMVGVLVVGFVANLLVTDVSRDHFDAGATTGADAQRETEGARR, via the coding sequence ATGTCGATCCTCGACCGCAGCCACTCGGTGGCCGGCCCCGGGTACAGCAAGTGGCTCATCCCGCCCGCGGCGCTCGCGGTGCACCTGTCGATCGGCCAGGTCTACGCGTTCAGCGTCTTCAAGACCTCGCTCGTCGACCACTTCGGCACGTCGCAGACACCGGTGGCGGCGATCTTCTCGATCGCCATCGTCATGCTCGGCCTGTCGGCTGCGGTGCTCGGCACCTGGGTCGAGCGCGAGGGTCCCCGCAAGGCCATGGTCGCCGCCGCCCTGTGCTGGGGCACCGGCTTCCTCGTCGGCTCGCTCGGCATCGCGACGAGCCAGCTCTGGCTGCTCTACCTCGGCTACGGCGTGATCGGCGGCATCGGCCTCGGCATCGGGTACATCTCCCCGGTCTCCACGCTGATGAAGTGGTTCCCGGACCGCCCCGGCCTCGCGACCGGCATGGCCATCATGGGCTTCGGTGGTGGCGCGCTCATCGCGTCGCCGCTGTCCAACAAGCTGCTCGGCACCTTCGACGCCGGCTTCGACGGCAAGACCGGGTCGGTCGCCGACGGGCACGCGCTGACGATGACGTTCCTCGTCCTCGGTCTGTCCTACCTCGTCTTCATGCTGTTCGGCGCCTCGCTCATCCGGGTCCCCCCGGAGTCGACCGACGCCGCCGGGAAGAAGGTGGCCGCCGGCCACCAGGCCGGTCGCGGTGGTGCCATGGTGCGCGCGTCGGAGGCCGTCAAGACCAAGCAGTTCTGGCTGCTGTGGGTCGTGCTGTTCTGCAACGTCACCGCCGGCATCGGCATCCTCGAGCAGGCGGCGCCGATGATCCAGGACTTCTTCCGCGAGGGTGACACCTCCACGGTGACCGCTGCAGCCGCGGGCGGGTTCGTCGGGGTGCTGTCGCTCGCGAACATGGCCGGCCGGTTCGTCTGGTCGAGCACCTCCGACATCATCGGCCGCAAGCCGATCTACATGATCTACCTCGGCGTCGGCATCGTGACCTACCTGCTGCTCGCGACTATCGGCCACACCTCGACCGGCTTGTTCGTCCTGCTGGCCGCGGTCATCCTGTCCTTCTACGGTGGCGGCTTCGCGACCATCCCGGCCTACCTCAAGGACCTGTTCGGGACGCTCGAGGTCGGGGCCATCCACGGTCGCCTGCTGACCGCCTGGTCGGCCGCTGGTGTCGCCGGACCCCTGATCGTCAACGGGTTCCTCGATGCCGCTGGCAAGCCCGGCACGTTGTCCAACGGCGACTACCGCCCGGCCCTGTTCACCATGGTCGGCGTCCTGGTGGTCGGCTTCGTGGCCAACCTGCTGGTCACCGATGTCAGCCGGGACCACTTCGACGCCGGCGCCACCACCGGCGCCGACGCCCAGCGCGAGACCGAAGGAGCACGCCGATGA